One window of the Hippocampus zosterae strain Florida chromosome 8, ASM2543408v3, whole genome shotgun sequence genome contains the following:
- the LOC127605568 gene encoding transcription factor 7-like 1-B has protein sequence MSYIFLPFGTYLPSGPPPTPQKSSRKRTTGDHNSDKQYIKKPPNAFMLFLKEQRPLIQAEIINSGTHPKDSATVNKILGMMWKSLAPNEKEKYFNESERLNEIHSKMYPDWSCRNNYGKKKKREWCHATKSCNYPIASPQEVHASCKCTCTCKKREDPKADLVSIPTFLSSLTLPATVPVMVSSPSLPSPATEPIMVSSPSLPLPAMEPVKASPPSLTSISQTKPEEDLILTLLNNNLGNVESSQWDEASNSSFLSTCTVTPHEGEEDLTSALFKELEALEAAEASFSSSSTFTDSSHEDDLTSTLFKELEALEAAEAADASSASFWSWSSCSTYSIE, from the exons ATGTCCTATATATTCTTGCCCTTTGGCACTTATCTCCCTTCTGGACCTCCTCCAACACCACAAAAATCATC GAGAAAGAGGACTACAGGAGACCACAACTCCGACAAGCAATATATTAAAAAACCTCCAAATGCATTTatgctatttttaaaagaaCAAAGGCCCCTTATCCAAGCCGAAATAATAAATTCAGGCACACATCCAAAAGACAGTGCCACCGTAAATAAGATCCTCGGGATGATG TGGAAGTCGCTGGCACCCAACGAGAAGGAGAAGTACTTCAACGAATCTGAGCGGCTGAATGAAATACATTCCAAAATGTACCCTGACTGGTCCTGCCGTAATAACTAT ggcaaaaagaaaaagagagagtggTGCCATGCAACCAAAAGTTGCAACTATCCGATCG CGTCTCCACAAGAGGTCCACGCGTCGTGCAAATGCACATGCACGTGCAAGAAGCGCGAGGACCCCAAGGCGGACCTGGTCTCAATTCCGACATTCTTGTCCTCCTTGACCTTGCCAGCGACGGTACCCGTCATGGTCTCCTCGCCCTCCTTGCCCTCGCCAGCGACGGAACCCATCATGGTCTCCTCGCCCTCCTTGCCCTTGCCAGCGATGGAACCGGTCAAGGCATCCCCGCCCTCCTTGACCAGCATCTCACAGACTAAGCCTGAGGAGGACCTGATCCTCACCCTTTTAAATAATAACTTGGGAAATGTCGAATCGTCGCAATGGGACGAGGCGTCCAACTCCTCCTTCTTGTCCACATGTACCGTCACACCACACGAAGGCGAGGAGGACCTTACCTCCGCCCTATTCAAGGAGTTGGAAGCCTTGGAGGCGGCCGAAGCCTCCTTTTCATCCTCGTCCACGTTCACCGACAGCTCGCATGAGGACGACCTGACCTCCACTCTTTTTAAGGAGTTGGAAGCCCTGGAGGCGGCAGAGGCGGCCGATGCGTCCTCGGCCTCCTTTTGGTCCTGGTCCTCTTGCTCCACCTACAGCATTGAGTAG
- the LOC127605573 gene encoding transcription factor 7-like isoform X1: MRSFLCVKHTKTKTKKVKKKNCCTFRGHHDAVNVTPAAVNQMPAEALDGQLVVLAQDSLFLPPPPPPTRPPPPKATNFVSPDRIKRKTAAQDSTGPYIKKPLNAFMLFMKEQRPVVKAQFLHENSAAVNKIMGQMWKSLSLEQQQKYYEESERLNRIHASTYPGWSCSDNYVSPLFFPSFSQKSTNLSNAIFVRNARWFLLVQGKKKKRVWGSAATGFNNRSTPAPELPALVRAPSASSCNWHEAPQVEPTSVPFTLGASLVTYVPLSSSPSPASSCPTYTRL; the protein is encoded by the exons ATGCGTTCTTTTCTGTGTGTTAAAcacactaaaacaaaaacaaaaaaagtcaagaaaaagaATTGCTGTACGTTCCGTGGCCATCACGATGCG GTCAACGTTACACCTGCAGCGGTGAACCAAATGCCTGCTGAAGCTCT tgatGGCCAGCTTGTAGTGTTGGCACAGGACTCCTTATTTCtccctcctccaccaccaccaacacgaCCTCCTCCTCCAAAAGCCACGAACTTTGTTTCCCCCGACAGGATAAAGAGGAAAACAGCAGCTCAGGATTCCACCGGGCCCTACATAAAGAAGCCCCTAAATGCCTTCATGCTCTTCATGAAGGAGCAGCGGCCTGTGGTCAAGGCCCAGTTCCTTCATGAAAACAGCGCTGCGGTCAACAAGATCATGGGGCAAATG TGGAAGTCGCTGAGCCTGGAACAGCAGCAGAAATACTACGAGGAATCCGAGCGGCTCAACAGAATCCACGCCAGCACATACCCGGGCTGGTCCTGCAGCGACAATTACGTaagccctctttttttcccctcattttcacaaaagtcaACAAATTTGTCCAATGCCATTTTTGTGCGTAATGCACGATGGTTTCTTCTGGTCcagggcaaaaagaaaaaaagagtgtgGGGAAGCGCAGCCACCGGTTTCAACAATCGGAGCA CACCTGCACCTGAGCTCCCTGCGCTGGTACGCGCGCCGTCCGCATCAAGCTGCAACTGGCATGAGGCGCCCCAGGTAGAACCCACTTCTGTCCCGTTTACATTGGGAGCCTCACTGGTGACCTATGTCCCCTTGTCCTCCTCGCCTTCGCCCGCATCCTCCTGCCCCACCTACACTCGGTTGTAG
- the LOC127605573 gene encoding sex-determining region Y protein-like isoform X3 — MRSFLCVKHTKTKTKKVKKKNCCTFRGHHDAVNVTPAAVNQMPAEALIKRKTAAQDSTGPYIKKPLNAFMLFMKEQRPVVKAQFLHENSAAVNKIMGQMWKSLSLEQQQKYYEESERLNRIHASTYPGWSCSDNYVSPLFFPSFSQKSTNLSNAIFVRNARWFLLVQGKKKKRVWGSAATGFNNRSTPAPELPALVRAPSASSCNWHEAPQVEPTSVPFTLGASLVTYVPLSSSPSPASSCPTYTRL; from the exons ATGCGTTCTTTTCTGTGTGTTAAAcacactaaaacaaaaacaaaaaaagtcaagaaaaagaATTGCTGTACGTTCCGTGGCCATCACGATGCG GTCAACGTTACACCTGCAGCGGTGAACCAAATGCCTGCTGAAGCTCT GATAAAGAGGAAAACAGCAGCTCAGGATTCCACCGGGCCCTACATAAAGAAGCCCCTAAATGCCTTCATGCTCTTCATGAAGGAGCAGCGGCCTGTGGTCAAGGCCCAGTTCCTTCATGAAAACAGCGCTGCGGTCAACAAGATCATGGGGCAAATG TGGAAGTCGCTGAGCCTGGAACAGCAGCAGAAATACTACGAGGAATCCGAGCGGCTCAACAGAATCCACGCCAGCACATACCCGGGCTGGTCCTGCAGCGACAATTACGTaagccctctttttttcccctcattttcacaaaagtcaACAAATTTGTCCAATGCCATTTTTGTGCGTAATGCACGATGGTTTCTTCTGGTCcagggcaaaaagaaaaaaagagtgtgGGGAAGCGCAGCCACCGGTTTCAACAATCGGAGCA CACCTGCACCTGAGCTCCCTGCGCTGGTACGCGCGCCGTCCGCATCAAGCTGCAACTGGCATGAGGCGCCCCAGGTAGAACCCACTTCTGTCCCGTTTACATTGGGAGCCTCACTGGTGACCTATGTCCCCTTGTCCTCCTCGCCTTCGCCCGCATCCTCCTGCCCCACCTACACTCGGTTGTAG
- the LOC127605573 gene encoding transcription factor 7-like 1 isoform X2, whose protein sequence is MRSFLCVKHTKTKTKKVKKKNCCTFRGHHDAVNVTPAAVNQMPAEALDGQLVVLAQDSLFLPPPPPPTRPPPPKATNFVSPDRIKRKTAAQDSTGPYIKKPLNAFMLFMKEQRPVVKAQFLHENSAAVNKIMGQMWKSLSLEQQQKYYEESERLNRIHASTYPGWSCSDNYGKKKKRVWGSAATGFNNRSTPAPELPALVRAPSASSCNWHEAPQVEPTSVPFTLGASLVTYVPLSSSPSPASSCPTYTRL, encoded by the exons ATGCGTTCTTTTCTGTGTGTTAAAcacactaaaacaaaaacaaaaaaagtcaagaaaaagaATTGCTGTACGTTCCGTGGCCATCACGATGCG GTCAACGTTACACCTGCAGCGGTGAACCAAATGCCTGCTGAAGCTCT tgatGGCCAGCTTGTAGTGTTGGCACAGGACTCCTTATTTCtccctcctccaccaccaccaacacgaCCTCCTCCTCCAAAAGCCACGAACTTTGTTTCCCCCGACAGGATAAAGAGGAAAACAGCAGCTCAGGATTCCACCGGGCCCTACATAAAGAAGCCCCTAAATGCCTTCATGCTCTTCATGAAGGAGCAGCGGCCTGTGGTCAAGGCCCAGTTCCTTCATGAAAACAGCGCTGCGGTCAACAAGATCATGGGGCAAATG TGGAAGTCGCTGAGCCTGGAACAGCAGCAGAAATACTACGAGGAATCCGAGCGGCTCAACAGAATCCACGCCAGCACATACCCGGGCTGGTCCTGCAGCGACAATTAC ggcaaaaagaaaaaaagagtgtgGGGAAGCGCAGCCACCGGTTTCAACAATCGGAGCA CACCTGCACCTGAGCTCCCTGCGCTGGTACGCGCGCCGTCCGCATCAAGCTGCAACTGGCATGAGGCGCCCCAGGTAGAACCCACTTCTGTCCCGTTTACATTGGGAGCCTCACTGGTGACCTATGTCCCCTTGTCCTCCTCGCCTTCGCCCGCATCCTCCTGCCCCACCTACACTCGGTTGTAG